CTTCCACAAATGTTTTGAATGGTTGTAAAGTTTCATCATGACATTCATGGAAGTCACTCGAAACATTTGTCAATGTTTGCCAAAAAATAAATCGAATTTTTATGATTCTTTTTAGGTTTTACTGTTCACCAAGCTGATTTGAACTCGAGCTAAGAAATATCGCGTCCACTCTTCCTTTCTTTTTGTTCCCAGTGTGGTGGAGAGCGTGGGGGATCACGTGCACGAGGTGGCCGTCGGGGACACGGTGGTGCCGGTGTTCTTGGCGCAGTGCGGCGACTGTCCCAACTGCCTCTCGGACCGCAGCAACATCTGCTCGGGGCTACCCGCCGGCCGGCCCGGCATGCCGCGCGACGGTACGACTCGCTTCTCGTTCGCCGCCACCGGCGAGCCCATCAACAACTTCCTTGGCGTATCCAGCTTCACCGAGTACACGGTCGTCGACGTCGCGCACGTCGTCAGGCTTGACCCTGGCGTCCCGCCGGAGAAAGCCTGCCTGCTCAGCTGCGGCGTGTCCACCGGTAACTAATCTTCACTGACGCCTGACCTACGACTTACAGCGCGCAAACTGATTGGCGGGAGGGTGCAGGAATCGGCGCGGCCTGgaaggtggcggcggtggagcCCGGGTCCAGCGTCGCCGTGTTCGGGCTAGGCGCCGTCGGGTTGGCGGTAAACGATTGCCGACATCAGAATCATCCTCACCTACTGATAATTTGATGCCTTGATTCGTTTGTTAGCTCGAAAGTTGGCCCGTGCGCCTGATGTTCTAGTGGCTGTCTCACAGTACACTACACCGCACGTTTCCAACCAGTGCCAATCTGTACTTCAGGTAGCACAAGGGTGCAGGATGCGTGGGGCTAAGCGGATCATTGGGGTGGATCTGAACCCGGAAAAGCGCGACATCGGTATGTTACCATAAATGGATAATTATTTAGGGCTATATACTTGAATCATCTGAAGAAAAACAATCGCAGGCAAGAGGCTGGGAATCACCGACTTCATCAACCCGAACGATATCGGGGAGAGGACCGTGAGCGAGGTTCGATTCCGAACCAGTCAAAACGTACAAGCCTTTGTTCATGAGTACTCAAAAGTTGCTAATGAACCTTCCGTGAATCGATCTCCGTCTAGGTAGTCAAGGAGAtgaccggcggcggcgccgactACTGCTTCGAGTGCATCGGCTCGACGTCGGTCATGGCTGAAGCCTTCCAAAGCTCCCGGAAGGTAGGCACTGGTCTGAAGCTATTGAATTACTCAACGACAGGTGACAGACTGACCCATGGTTCATTTTTCGTGGTGATTGGTTAAAACAGGGCTGGGGGAAGACGGTCGTGCTCGGCGTCTCCAATGGCGTTGCGCCGATGAGCATACCCTCGCACGACATCCTCATGGGGAGGTCGGTCGTCGGCTCGCTCTTCGGGGGGCTCAAGCCCAAGGCCGACATCCCGATCCTGGCGCAGAAGTACGTGGACAAGGAGCTGGAGCTGGACGAGTTCGTGACACACGAGATGGGGTTCAACGACATCAACGCTGCGTTCGACCTGCTCACGCAGGGGAAGTGCCTCAGGTGCATCATCTGGATGGACGGGGCCAGGGAGAACGGTAGCGTCGGCGTGGAAAATGGACGCGCGTGCAATGCCAAGGCACGACTGACATCGTTGTCCTATCGTGACTAGCCACGATAGTCATTGCTCGTTTGTGGGCGACCTATCATTGTCGTGGGCTTCTCGCTGTAATGTCGTTGTTCATTTGCAAGCCAGATGTGATAATTTATTCTGCAGAGAGAAATGCGTTTTTTCTGGAGAGAAATGCATTTTTTCGGAagaaatatgtttgatcttttattaaAAAAAGATCAAATCTATTACTCTATAAAAGTTCACAGGAAGAACAAAACATATCAAACATAATAAAATTTGCATTGAGATTCTGAGACCATCGAACGTTCACTACTGCCGCCAGAACGAGCCGCCGACGCGCCCACTAACGAGCCCACCGATTCTACTCTGCACGCCAACGCCTTGAGCATCGTAGGGTGTGTTACACCTTTGAGTACAACCGCAAATGCTCGATGTCTTCACCCTTTAGCATAACTGTCGCAGCAGTGGCACCCCAACTGTTGTTCTTTGCAACCGCTACATCAACAATGATCTTCATACATCCCATCGGTAGTGAAATCCACCTCGCTGCCAGTTCTCGTAGTCCATGCCGGCCTCCTCTCAGCTTGTCCCTCGCCCACTAGAAAATTATCCATAAAAATATGTGTCAAGAGCAAGCCCGGGAAGATGTCCCCGTGAGTAGCCTTTCTCGGCGTGCTACGGTCGCCCACATAATCGCCGCAGCTCTAGAGAACTATTCATGCGTCATATGATCTATCAAGGTAAAGAGCAACTTCCGCGTCGATGACAACgttttatgaaggaaatatgccctagaggcaataataaagttattatttatttccttatatcatgataaatgtttattattcatgctagaattgtattaatcggaaacataatacatgtgtgaatacatagacaaacagagtgtcactagtatgcctctacttgactagctcgttaatcaaagatgattatgttttctagccatagacaaagagttgtcattttattaacgggatcacatcattgggagaatgatgtgattgacttgacccattccgttagcttagcacttgatcgtttagtatgttgctattgttttcttcatgacttatacatgttactatgactatgagattatgcaactcccgtttatcggaggaacactttgtgtgctaccaaacgtcacaacgtaactgggtgattataaaggtgctctacaggtgtctccgaaggtacttgttgggttggcgtatttcgatattaggatttgtcactccgattgtcggagaggtatctctgggcccactcggtaatgcacatcacttaagccttgcaatcattgcaactaatgagttagttgcggaatgatgtattatggaacgagtaaagagacttgccggtaacgagattgaactaggtattgagataccgacgattgaatctcgagcaagtaacataccgatgacaaagggaacaacgtatgttgttatgcggtttgaccgataaagatcttcgtagaatatgtgtgagccaatatgagcatccaggttccgctattggttattgaccggagacgtgtctcggtcatgtctacatagttctcgaacccgtagggtccgcacgcttaaagtttgatgacggttatattatgagtttatgtgttttgatgtgccgaaggttgttcggagtcccagatgtgatcagggacatgacgaggagtctcaaaatggtcgggacgtaaagatcgatatattggacgactatgtttggacaccgaaaaggttccgaaaggtttcggacatttatcggagtaccgggggttaccggaccccccccccccaggaactaatgggccttgttgggccctagtggagagagagagaggggccggccagggcaagaggcatgccccctccccttgagtctgaataggacaaggaaggggggcggcgccccccttgcctttcccctctcccactccttcctccccctccttcttggactaggaaagggaggggcaaacctacttggagtaggtttccccctcctagggcgcggcacccccttggccggccctctcctcctcccccctttatatacggaggatgggggcaccccatagacacaacaattgatctcttgatctcttagccgtgtgcggtgcccccctccaccataatccacctcgataatatcgtagcggtgcttaggcgaagccctgcgtcggtagaacatcatcatcgtcaccacgccgtcgtgctgacggaactctccctcaaagctcggctggatcggagttcgagggacgtcatcgagatgaacatgtgctgaactcggaggtgccgtacgttcggtacttgatcggccggatcgtgaagacgtacgactacatcaaccgcgttgtgctaacgcttccgctttcggtctacgagggtacgtggatacactctcccctcttgttgctatgcatcaccatgatcctgtgtgtgcgtaggaatttttttgaaagtactacgttccccaacagtggcatccgagccaggttttatgcgttgatgttatatgcacgagtagaacacaagtgagttgtgggcgatacaagtcatactgcttaccagcatggcatactttggttcggcggtattgttggatgaaacggcccggaccgacattacgcgtatgcttatgatacgtctccgtcgtgtctataattttttattgttccatgccaatattatacaactttcatatactttttggcaactttttacactatttttgggactaacaaattgatccagtgcccagtgccagttcctgtctgttgcatgttttatgtttcgcagaatatccatatcaaacggaatctaaacgggataaaaacggacggagcttatttttggaatatttggaaaatctaagagaaagatcaacgcgaaacggtgcccgaggtggccacgaggcagggggcgcgcctgccccccctaggcgcgcccctgaccctcgtgggccacccgtaaggcggttgatgcccttcctcggccgcaagaaagctaatttttggtaaaaaaatcacggcgaaggtttcagtccaatcggagttacggatctccatatatatacgaaacggtgaaagggcggaaGGGAGAAACGCAGaaagggagagagacagagagacagatccaatctcggaggggctctcgcccctcccatgccatggagaccatggaccagagggggaacccttctcccatctaggtaggaggtcaaggaagaagaagaagaaggaggggggctctctccccctcgcttccggtggcgccggagtgccaccgggggccatcatcatcaccacaatcttcaccaacaacttcaccgccatcatcaccaactcttcctccctctatgcagcggtgtaacctctctcttacccgctgtaatctctacttaaacatggtgctcaacactatatattattttccaatgat
This region of Triticum aestivum cultivar Chinese Spring chromosome 2D, IWGSC CS RefSeq v2.1, whole genome shotgun sequence genomic DNA includes:
- the LOC123052045 gene encoding alcohol dehydrogenase-like 2 — protein: MPARKTMEQNTATKPIRCKAAVCKVAGQPLEMEEVEVAPPRAHEVRIKILCTSLCHTDVTFWRLKGFPPRHPSILGHEAAGVVESVGDHVHEVAVGDTVVPVFLAQCGDCPNCLSDRSNICSGLPAGRPGMPRDGTTRFSFAATGEPINNFLGVSSFTEYTVVDVAHVVRLDPGVPPEKACLLSCGVSTGIGAAWKVAAVEPGSSVAVFGLGAVGLAVAQGCRMRGAKRIIGVDLNPEKRDIGKRLGITDFINPNDIGERTVSEVVKEMTGGGADYCFECIGSTSVMAEAFQSSRKGWGKTVVLGVSNGVAPMSIPSHDILMGRSVVGSLFGGLKPKADIPILAQKYVDKELELDEFVTHEMGFNDINAAFDLLTQGKCLRCIIWMDGARENGSVGVENGRACNAKARLTSLSYRD